A stretch of the Synechocystis sp. PCC 7338 genome encodes the following:
- a CDS encoding M14 family metallopeptidase, with translation MTVPPFDFSHYFTYKEIDQFLQQLQTSYSSLLTVQVIGQSYASRNIWAAIATNQNTGDYRHKPGYWIDANTHAGEVTGSAVALYCLHQLMTKYGQDAQITHLLDHYTVYVLPRLAMDGAEKYLTTPYLLRSSVRPYPYPEERDGLYPEDVNGDGLILQMRLPDPCGAWKISDQDPRVMIGRSPEEFGGEYYTLLPEGLIRNYDGYEFDLAPSQEGLDFNRNYPHQWAPEGQQQGAGDFPFSEPETRAEAEFWQQHRNINGFISYHTYSAVILRPYASQADENLPVEDLNVYKILGEKGKALTGYNCISAYHDFRYHPKEVIYGVMDDYAYDHYGWFGFTVELWDAPTAAGIEKEDLIEWFRWHPPEDDYKLMQWNDQALNGEGFVHWQPFDHSQLGKVEIGGWSFKTMWQNAPAQFLPGLCEQQFRFALTHALMSPCLAVAKTEITAQGENIYQITVQWENQGFLPTYTSQKALERKAVRPIQVSLEKPDSIALITGKVHQELPHLEGRSNKAKSSLANGIDYRYHLTWIIKGQPGEKLTITAQAERAGTVQTELVLP, from the coding sequence ATGACCGTTCCCCCCTTCGACTTCAGCCACTATTTCACCTACAAAGAAATAGACCAGTTTTTGCAACAACTGCAAACTAGTTACAGTTCCTTGCTAACGGTGCAAGTCATCGGCCAAAGCTATGCCAGTAGAAATATTTGGGCGGCGATCGCCACTAATCAGAACACAGGGGACTATCGCCATAAACCCGGCTACTGGATCGATGCCAACACCCATGCCGGGGAAGTAACGGGGTCAGCGGTGGCTTTGTATTGTCTGCATCAACTGATGACCAAGTATGGGCAAGATGCCCAAATTACCCACTTGCTCGACCACTACACCGTCTACGTCCTGCCCCGCTTAGCCATGGATGGAGCGGAGAAATATTTAACTACCCCCTATCTGTTACGCTCCAGCGTGCGGCCCTATCCCTACCCGGAAGAACGGGATGGTTTATATCCCGAGGATGTCAACGGTGATGGTTTAATTTTGCAAATGCGCCTTCCCGATCCCTGTGGCGCCTGGAAAATTTCTGACCAAGACCCCAGAGTAATGATCGGGCGATCGCCAGAGGAATTTGGCGGCGAATACTACACTTTGTTGCCAGAGGGGCTGATCCGCAACTATGACGGCTATGAATTCGACCTCGCCCCCAGCCAGGAAGGATTGGATTTTAACCGCAACTATCCCCACCAATGGGCCCCGGAGGGACAACAGCAGGGGGCCGGGGATTTCCCCTTTTCTGAGCCAGAAACCAGAGCAGAAGCGGAATTTTGGCAACAGCATCGCAATATTAACGGTTTTATTAGCTACCATACCTATTCCGCCGTGATTCTGCGGCCCTACGCCTCCCAAGCGGACGAAAATTTACCCGTGGAAGATTTAAATGTGTACAAAATTCTGGGGGAAAAAGGCAAAGCTTTAACTGGCTATAACTGTATTTCTGCCTACCATGATTTTCGCTACCATCCCAAGGAAGTCATCTATGGGGTAATGGATGATTATGCGTATGATCACTACGGTTGGTTTGGTTTTACGGTGGAACTTTGGGATGCTCCCACTGCGGCGGGCATTGAAAAAGAAGATTTAATCGAATGGTTCCGTTGGCATCCTCCAGAGGACGATTACAAGCTGATGCAATGGAATGATCAAGCCTTGAATGGAGAGGGTTTTGTTCATTGGCAACCCTTTGACCATTCCCAACTGGGTAAGGTGGAAATTGGCGGTTGGAGTTTTAAAACCATGTGGCAAAATGCACCGGCCCAGTTTTTGCCCGGACTTTGTGAACAACAGTTTCGCTTTGCCCTCACCCATGCCCTGATGTCCCCCTGCTTAGCAGTGGCTAAAACCGAAATTACCGCCCAGGGAGAAAATATTTACCAAATTACAGTGCAATGGGAAAACCAAGGTTTTTTGCCCACCTACACCAGTCAAAAAGCGCTGGAAAGGAAAGCGGTACGTCCCATTCAAGTTAGTTTGGAAAAACCAGACAGTATCGCCTTAATCACTGGTAAAGTTCACCAGGAATTACCCCACTTGGAAGGACGTTCTAATAAAGCGAAATCTTCCTTAGCCAATGGAATTGACTATCGCTACCACTTGACTTGGATAATTAAGGGTCAACCCGGAGAAAAGTTGACCATCACTGCCCAAGCTGAGAGGGCTGGCACGGTGCAAACAGAGTTAGTTTTACCCTAG
- the hslO gene encoding Hsp33 family molecular chaperone HslO: MADQLIRATAADGGIRAVGVITTNLTEEARQRHRLSYVATAALGRTMAAGLLLASSMKQEKSRVNIRIRGNGPLGGLLVDAGLDGTVRGYVQNPSVELPPNAQGKLDVGGAVGQDGFLYVVRDVGFGYPYSSTVELVSGEIGEDVTHYLVTSEQTPSALLLGVFVGKDGVAAAGGLLLQVMPKAARDESLVAALESRLGHLTGFTPLLRSGKSLKDIFQELLGDFGLAILPEVQLLRFDCRCSFPRVLGALKMLGQDELEDMIEKDNGAEATCDFCGEVYQADRHHLAQLIGEIQQEKAEKI, encoded by the coding sequence ATGGCAGACCAATTGATCCGCGCCACCGCCGCCGATGGAGGTATTCGCGCAGTGGGGGTAATTACCACCAACCTGACGGAGGAAGCCCGCCAACGCCATCGCCTTTCCTACGTTGCCACCGCCGCCCTCGGCCGCACCATGGCCGCTGGGTTACTGCTGGCTTCTAGCATGAAGCAGGAAAAATCCCGGGTAAATATCCGCATCCGTGGTAATGGTCCCCTCGGGGGTCTGTTGGTAGATGCCGGTTTAGACGGTACCGTGCGGGGGTACGTACAAAATCCTTCGGTGGAACTCCCTCCCAATGCCCAAGGGAAGTTGGACGTGGGGGGCGCAGTGGGCCAGGATGGCTTTCTCTATGTGGTGCGGGATGTGGGCTTTGGCTATCCCTACTCCAGCACAGTGGAGTTAGTTTCCGGGGAAATTGGTGAGGATGTCACCCATTATTTGGTCACCTCCGAACAGACTCCTTCGGCCTTGTTGTTGGGGGTCTTTGTGGGCAAGGATGGGGTAGCCGCCGCTGGGGGACTACTGTTACAGGTAATGCCCAAGGCCGCCCGGGACGAATCCTTAGTTGCCGCTCTGGAATCCCGACTGGGGCACCTGACTGGCTTCACTCCCCTGTTGCGTTCGGGCAAATCCCTCAAAGATATCTTTCAAGAATTGTTGGGGGATTTTGGTCTGGCCATTTTGCCGGAAGTGCAACTTTTACGGTTTGATTGTCGCTGTTCCTTTCCTCGGGTGCTGGGAGCTCTAAAAATGCTGGGGCAAGATGAACTAGAAGATATGATAGAAAAGGACAATGGGGCCGAAGCCACCTGTGATTTTTGCGGTGAAGTCTACCAGGCCGATCGCCATCATCTAGCTCAGTTAATTGGGGAAATCCAGCAGGAGAAGGCTGAAAAGATTTAA
- a CDS encoding Uma2 family endonuclease has protein sequence MTIDLETRQQQTLTKPKAGHLILLDPVSWNTFNQLLEELGEKRSQRFAYDCGILEIMSPLGIHENNNRFIDDLIRVIADELGLNLKKFGSLTLKSDRTKQGVEPDSCYYIKNEPQVRGKQHIDLTVDPPPDLVLEIDITSGSLNKFPIYSNLGIPEIWRYDCDRLAVFVLQPESGQYEPVDQSPTFPFLSLEQVPLVIERSLAIGETAALKEFRQWLRANP, from the coding sequence ATGACGATTGATCTAGAAACTCGTCAACAACAAACTTTAACCAAGCCCAAAGCAGGTCATCTTATTCTGCTTGATCCGGTTAGTTGGAATACATTCAATCAGTTACTAGAAGAATTAGGGGAAAAACGAAGTCAAAGATTTGCCTATGACTGTGGAATTTTAGAAATTATGAGTCCCCTGGGTATTCACGAAAACAACAATCGCTTCATTGACGACCTTATTCGAGTGATCGCCGACGAATTAGGACTAAATCTGAAAAAGTTTGGCTCATTAACGTTAAAAAGTGACCGAACTAAACAGGGAGTAGAGCCAGATTCCTGTTATTACATAAAAAATGAACCCCAGGTGCGGGGCAAGCAACACATTGACCTCACAGTGGACCCTCCCCCCGATTTGGTGTTGGAAATTGATATTACCAGTGGCTCCTTGAACAAGTTCCCCATCTACAGCAATTTAGGCATACCGGAAATTTGGCGTTATGACTGCGATCGCCTGGCGGTATTTGTGCTTCAACCGGAGTCAGGGCAGTACGAGCCGGTGGATCAGAGTCCTACTTTTCCCTTTTTGTCCCTGGAACAAGTCCCTTTGGTAATTGAGCGCAGTTTGGCGATCGGAGAGACGGCGGCTCTGAAGGAGTTTCGCCAATGGTTAAGGGCCAATCCTTAA
- a CDS encoding cbb3-type cytochrome c oxidase subunit I → MTNQPTASVPFQRPWHDYLKFSTDHKVIGIQYLLMSFCFFLVAGLLAMIIRAELLTPQLDVVDRSLYNGLFTLHGTIMIFLWIFPANVGLANYLIPLMIGAKDVAFPVLNAIAFWLMPVVGVLLIGSFFLPTGAAQAGWWSYPPVSIQNPSGNFINGEFLWLLAVATSGVSSIMGGVNFVTTVWKLRAPGLTLLKMPVYVWTILSAQILQLFCLPALTGGAVMLLFDLSFGTTFFDPFNQGNPIIYQHLFWFYSHPAVYVMALPAFGVFSEILPVFARKPLFGYKTVAISSFLIAIQGTFVWVHHMFTSATPNWMRMFFMASTMLIAVPTGIKVLAWTATVWRGSLRLKTPMLFCLGGILMFLFAGITGIMLASAPFDLHVNNTYFVVGHFHYVVFGTVTMAIYGAIYFWFPKMTGRMYNEAWGKLHFALTFIGANLNFFPMHPIGLQGMLRRISSYDPEYTAWNVVASLGAFLLGMSTLPFIANMVASAFQGRRVGNNPWNSLGLEWTTPSPPPEENFEVIPTITVEPYGYDRPVDLTTEVTT, encoded by the coding sequence ATGACCAACCAGCCCACCGCATCGGTTCCTTTTCAACGCCCCTGGCACGACTATCTCAAATTCAGTACGGATCATAAAGTCATCGGCATTCAATATTTGCTGATGTCCTTCTGCTTTTTTTTAGTGGCGGGATTATTGGCCATGATTATCCGGGCGGAATTGCTTACGCCCCAATTGGACGTGGTGGACCGTAGCCTCTACAACGGTCTATTCACCCTCCACGGCACCATTATGATTTTTCTCTGGATTTTTCCAGCCAATGTGGGATTAGCCAATTACTTAATTCCCCTGATGATTGGCGCTAAGGACGTGGCTTTTCCGGTGTTGAATGCGATCGCCTTTTGGCTAATGCCTGTGGTGGGAGTGTTACTGATTGGTAGTTTTTTCTTGCCTACTGGCGCAGCCCAGGCCGGCTGGTGGTCCTATCCTCCGGTGAGCATCCAAAATCCGTCTGGTAATTTCATTAATGGTGAATTTCTTTGGCTTTTGGCAGTGGCCACTTCCGGCGTTTCTTCCATTATGGGGGGGGTTAACTTCGTCACCACCGTCTGGAAATTACGGGCACCGGGGCTAACCCTATTGAAAATGCCCGTTTACGTCTGGACAATTTTGAGTGCCCAAATTTTGCAACTCTTTTGTCTGCCAGCCTTGACCGGCGGGGCGGTGATGCTATTGTTTGACCTCTCCTTTGGCACCACCTTTTTTGATCCCTTTAACCAGGGCAACCCGATTATTTATCAACATTTATTTTGGTTCTATTCCCACCCGGCCGTGTACGTCATGGCCCTGCCCGCCTTTGGGGTATTTTCGGAAATACTACCGGTTTTTGCCCGTAAACCACTCTTTGGCTATAAAACCGTCGCCATCTCTTCTTTTCTCATTGCTATCCAAGGCACCTTCGTCTGGGTACACCACATGTTTACCAGTGCCACCCCCAACTGGATGCGAATGTTTTTCATGGCTAGCACCATGCTTATTGCTGTGCCCACCGGCATTAAGGTTTTGGCCTGGACAGCCACGGTGTGGCGAGGAAGTTTGCGCCTAAAAACCCCCATGTTGTTTTGCTTAGGGGGAATTTTAATGTTCCTATTTGCTGGCATTACGGGCATTATGTTGGCTTCCGCCCCCTTCGATTTACACGTTAATAACACCTACTTTGTGGTGGGGCATTTCCATTACGTTGTCTTCGGCACCGTGACCATGGCCATTTATGGGGCGATTTACTTCTGGTTCCCGAAAATGACTGGGCGTATGTATAACGAAGCCTGGGGTAAGCTCCATTTTGCTTTGACTTTCATTGGTGCCAACCTAAACTTTTTCCCCATGCATCCCATCGGACTACAGGGGATGTTACGGCGCATTTCTTCCTACGATCCAGAATATACAGCTTGGAATGTGGTGGCTAGTTTAGGAGCGTTCTTGCTGGGCATGTCCACTTTGCCCTTCATTGCCAATATGGTGGCATCTGCTTTCCAGGGTCGTCGGGTGGGCAATAATCCCTGGAATTCTTTAGGTTTGGAGTGGACCACCCCTTCACCGCCACCGGAGGAAAATTTCGAAGTTATTCCCACCATTACAGTGGAACCCTATGGCTACGATCGCCCTGTGGATTTGACCACCGAAGTAACAACGTAG
- a CDS encoding NblA/ycf18 family protein, giving the protein MKPESFDLTIEQMFEFRRMQDAAADISQEQALELLVQASRLLMIKSNVIRDLMRHAPLEPLG; this is encoded by the coding sequence ATGAAACCTGAATCCTTCGACCTCACCATTGAGCAGATGTTTGAGTTCCGTCGCATGCAGGACGCCGCCGCCGACATCAGCCAGGAGCAAGCTCTGGAACTTTTGGTGCAGGCTTCCCGACTGTTGATGATTAAATCTAACGTCATCCGGGACTTAATGCGCCACGCTCCCTTAGAGCCCCTCGGTTAA
- a CDS encoding NblA/ycf18 family protein — protein MINNEAFNLSLEQKFQLQCLQQEYQELDREQTVNYLLETMQQIMVRDNLIRDLMKNSLLS, from the coding sequence ATGATCAACAACGAAGCCTTTAACCTATCCTTAGAGCAGAAATTTCAACTGCAATGTTTGCAACAGGAATATCAAGAACTAGACCGGGAGCAGACCGTTAACTATTTACTGGAAACCATGCAACAAATCATGGTGCGGGATAACCTGATCCGGGATTTGATGAAAAATTCCCTCCTCTCCTAG
- a CDS encoding cytochrome c oxidase subunit 3 has product MESGNHLPHVEPTEEQEPDNLGFGFPVFLMSESVVFLSFFVTYTILRLTNKPWFPPGVDGLDVTRGAINTLVLVTSSGAIILAEKALHRGEMKLFRLLWLATISLGIVFLFGQAAEWAGMPFGLDAGSAGGTFFLLTGFHGLHVFTGVCLLLYMYWRSLQPHNFDGGHEGVTAIALFWHFVDVIWIILFILLYLWPVN; this is encoded by the coding sequence ATGGAATCAGGTAATCATCTCCCCCATGTCGAACCGACGGAAGAGCAGGAACCGGATAATTTAGGCTTTGGTTTTCCCGTCTTTTTAATGTCGGAAAGTGTGGTATTTCTCAGCTTTTTTGTTACCTACACCATTCTGCGGCTGACCAATAAACCCTGGTTTCCCCCTGGGGTAGACGGTTTAGATGTGACTAGGGGAGCCATTAACACCTTAGTGCTAGTTACCAGTAGCGGGGCTATCATCTTGGCGGAAAAAGCCCTGCACCGTGGAGAAATGAAGTTGTTTCGCCTATTGTGGTTAGCCACCATAAGTCTAGGAATTGTTTTTCTTTTTGGTCAGGCGGCGGAGTGGGCAGGTATGCCCTTTGGCCTGGATGCGGGATCAGCGGGAGGAACTTTCTTCTTGCTGACTGGTTTCCACGGACTGCACGTTTTTACCGGGGTTTGCCTTTTGCTTTACATGTATTGGCGTTCTCTCCAGCCCCATAATTTTGATGGGGGCCATGAGGGGGTAACGGCGATCGCCTTGTTTTGGCATTTTGTCGATGTTATTTGGATTATTTTGTTTATTTTGCTCTATCTTTGGCCGGTGAATTAA
- a CDS encoding prephenate/arogenate dehydrogenase, giving the protein MKIGVVGLGLIGSSLAGDLRRQGHYLVGVSRQQSTCEKAVKRQLVDEAGQDLSLLQTAKIIFLCTPIQLILPTLEKLIPHLAPTAIVTDVASVKTAIADPAIKLWKGFIGGHPMAGTAAQGIDGAEENLFVNAPYVLTPTEHTDPEQLACLRSVLEPLGVKIYLCAPEDHDQAVAWISHLPVMVSAVLIQACAGEKDADILKLAQNLASSGFRDTSRVGGGNPELGTMMATYNQQALLKSLQDYRRQLDNLITLISNQQWPELHRLLQQTNGDRESYTK; this is encoded by the coding sequence ATGAAAATTGGTGTTGTTGGTTTAGGTTTAATTGGATCTTCCCTGGCGGGAGATTTGCGTCGTCAGGGCCATTATTTGGTAGGAGTATCCCGGCAACAAAGCACCTGTGAGAAAGCAGTAAAAAGGCAATTGGTGGATGAAGCGGGGCAAGATTTATCTCTTCTGCAAACAGCGAAAATAATTTTTCTTTGCACTCCGATCCAACTAATTTTGCCCACCTTGGAGAAGCTTATTCCCCACCTAGCTCCCACCGCCATTGTCACCGATGTAGCCTCCGTCAAAACGGCGATCGCCGATCCAGCAATTAAACTCTGGAAAGGCTTTATTGGCGGTCACCCCATGGCGGGCACAGCGGCCCAGGGTATTGACGGAGCGGAAGAAAATTTATTTGTCAATGCTCCCTACGTGCTGACTCCGACAGAACATACTGACCCGGAGCAATTAGCTTGTTTGCGTTCAGTGTTGGAACCCCTGGGGGTAAAAATTTACCTCTGTGCTCCAGAAGACCATGACCAAGCCGTAGCCTGGATTTCCCATTTACCGGTGATGGTCAGTGCCGTTTTGATCCAAGCCTGTGCTGGGGAAAAAGATGCGGATATTCTCAAACTAGCCCAAAATCTGGCCAGTTCAGGTTTTCGGGATACCAGTCGGGTGGGAGGCGGCAACCCGGAGTTGGGCACCATGATGGCCACCTATAACCAACAGGCCTTACTAAAAAGTTTGCAAGATTATCGCCGACAGTTGGATAACTTGATTACCCTGATTAGTAACCAACAATGGCCAGAACTCCATCGTCTTTTGCAGCAAACTAACGGCGATCGAGAAAGTTACACTAAGTGA
- a CDS encoding ribosomal protein L7/L12 translates to MTVVLILVVLVVIFLLTIFFQGGSPTISKDFNNSSSREIIQQLSGGEKEQIKLLLRQGKKIEAIKICRSLTGCGLKNAKEMVEKLEREI, encoded by the coding sequence ATGACTGTAGTTTTGATATTGGTAGTGTTAGTCGTGATTTTTTTATTAACAATTTTTTTCCAAGGAGGTTCACCCACAATTAGCAAAGATTTTAATAATTCAAGTTCAAGAGAAATTATTCAGCAACTGTCGGGTGGCGAGAAGGAACAAATTAAGTTACTGCTAAGGCAAGGCAAGAAAATTGAAGCGATCAAAATTTGCCGCTCCCTGACTGGTTGTGGCCTCAAGAACGCCAAAGAGATGGTGGAAAAATTGGAGCGGGAAATTTGA
- a CDS encoding HNH endonuclease, whose amino-acid sequence MSISEDLRQAIRERAGYICEYCHSSERLSANRFTVDHVIPKSLGGSDTFDNLALACRRCNERRYNFVASIDPRTKNIVAIFNPRQQNWAEHFTWTNRGIIIQGTTPTGRATCIRLDLNDTRYPEEDSIRGTRLFWLKTGLHPPIDDPCRD is encoded by the coding sequence ATGTCAATCAGTGAAGATCTCAGACAGGCTATTCGAGAACGGGCAGGATATATCTGTGAATATTGTCATTCCTCAGAACGATTAAGTGCAAACAGATTCACCGTTGATCATGTAATTCCCAAATCTTTAGGTGGTTCCGACACGTTTGATAACCTTGCACTTGCTTGTCGTCGTTGTAACGAAAGGCGCTACAATTTCGTCGCTAGTATAGATCCACGAACTAAGAATATTGTTGCCATTTTTAACCCCCGCCAACAGAATTGGGCAGAACATTTTACTTGGACAAATAGAGGGATAATAATACAAGGAACCACGCCGACCGGTCGTGCGACTTGCATAAGACTCGATTTAAATGATACTCGTTATCCAGAGGAAGACTCTATCCGAGGAACGCGACTATTTTGGTTGAAAACGGGACTACACCCTCCCATAGATGATCCCTGCCGCGATTGA
- a CDS encoding DUF2605 domain-containing protein produces the protein MINPQPDEKELLKTILEPLLTDFEHWFSRSCQLLENQRLAFFTPEQQQDLLDRVRQARDEVRCTKLMFQATGEQVGVEFSVLVPWHNLVTECWQVAQRHRQMQAAC, from the coding sequence ATGATTAATCCCCAACCGGACGAAAAGGAACTACTCAAAACCATCTTAGAACCCCTTTTGACGGACTTTGAGCACTGGTTTAGCCGCTCTTGCCAGCTATTAGAAAATCAGCGTTTGGCTTTTTTTACCCCGGAGCAACAGCAGGATTTGCTTGATCGGGTACGACAGGCACGGGATGAAGTGAGATGTACTAAATTAATGTTTCAAGCCACCGGGGAACAGGTGGGGGTTGAGTTTAGTGTCCTGGTCCCCTGGCATAATTTGGTGACAGAGTGTTGGCAGGTAGCCCAGCGCCATCGCCAGATGCAGGCGGCCTGCTAG
- a CDS encoding glutaminase, which yields MGIGLNSDPKVVHHQSIPNTMAIANYRAITPNQWQEWVTAAQYRALNGKLPQYIPQLGLVNPGNFALDIGDQHGIIYEAGDTNLTFSLMSVVKPLLWLYILHHRGWQWAQQKVGDRPSDLPFNSVEQLEQDGGYPRNTMVNSGAICLAGHIPGATAEQRCKNFLTWLNHTAQCQLWLDQELLASVHSLPNPHNQAIVHLLAEKGYVEDAALALEAYNQLCCLSGCLKDLFKLGLMLQCPQPPLQLDTTARVKGTMAKAGLYEMSESFFQRTGFICKSGVSGLVLACLPAQSPTIFACYSPPLNEEGNPVAPLALLEFLAKFIFGNSRNNHA from the coding sequence ATGGGGATTGGCTTAAACTCAGATCCCAAAGTCGTACACCATCAATCTATACCTAATACCATGGCGATCGCCAATTACAGAGCCATTACACCGAACCAGTGGCAAGAATGGGTGACAGCGGCCCAGTACCGAGCCCTCAACGGCAAGTTGCCCCAATACATTCCTCAGTTGGGCTTGGTTAATCCAGGCAATTTTGCCCTAGACATTGGCGACCAACACGGTATTATTTACGAAGCTGGGGATACTAACCTAACGTTCAGTTTGATGAGTGTGGTTAAACCCTTGCTCTGGCTGTACATACTTCATCACCGGGGTTGGCAGTGGGCCCAGCAAAAAGTTGGCGATCGCCCTTCGGATTTACCGTTTAATTCCGTGGAGCAATTAGAGCAAGATGGCGGTTATCCCCGCAATACCATGGTCAACAGTGGCGCTATTTGCTTAGCAGGTCATATCCCTGGAGCAACGGCAGAGCAACGGTGCAAAAACTTTCTCACTTGGTTAAACCACACCGCCCAATGTCAACTTTGGCTTGACCAAGAACTATTGGCCTCAGTCCATTCCCTACCCAATCCCCACAATCAGGCGATCGTCCATTTATTGGCAGAAAAAGGTTATGTGGAGGATGCGGCCCTAGCTCTGGAAGCCTATAACCAACTTTGTTGTTTGAGTGGTTGCCTCAAGGATTTATTCAAGCTAGGCCTAATGTTGCAATGTCCCCAGCCGCCGTTACAATTGGACACCACTGCCAGGGTCAAGGGCACCATGGCCAAAGCGGGACTTTATGAGATGTCAGAATCATTTTTTCAACGCACTGGCTTCATTTGCAAATCTGGGGTTAGTGGCTTAGTCCTGGCCTGTTTGCCGGCTCAGTCACCGACCATTTTTGCTTGCTATAGCCCCCCTTTGAATGAAGAGGGAAACCCTGTGGCTCCCCTGGCACTACTGGAGTTTCTAGCAAAGTTCATCTTTGGAAATTCAAGAAATAATCATGCCTAA